Proteins from a genomic interval of Zingiber officinale cultivar Zhangliang chromosome 2A, Zo_v1.1, whole genome shotgun sequence:
- the LOC122041246 gene encoding uncharacterized protein LOC122041246 — protein sequence MEHTELSLGQPQSISTEETDPISTTKRKQQSIWSNPVNQSGNIDLQLDDPLPLDWEQCLDLESGNMYYLNRRTMKKRWMRPKERSMDLDLNISVFPFSEGKTTYTAQEMKKQCSSSSNMVALVCVHCHLLVMMFKSSPHCPNCNYLHSLPLQDVSHHNLEAAKPLETLNLLH from the exons ATGGAACACACGGAGCTTTCTCTTGGCCAGCCTCAGTCAATCTCGACTGAGGAAACAGATCCAATTTCCACGACGAAGAGGAAGCAACAATCAATATGGAGTAATCCAGTGAACCAGAGTGGTAACATTGACCTCCAGCTCGATGATCCCCTGCCACTAGATTGGGAGCAATGCTTAGATTTGGAA TCAGGAAACATGTATTACCTGAACAGGAGGACCATGAAAAAAAGATGGATGAGGCCAAAAGAGCGAAGCATGGACTTGGATCTTAACATCTCAGTGTTTCCATTCTCAGAAGGAAAGACAACATACACAGCTCAGGAAATGAAGAAGCAATGCAGTTCAAGTAGCAACATGGTGGCATTAGTCTGTGTTCATTGCCATCTTCTCGTCATGATGTTCAAATCTTCACCACACTGTCCAAATTGCAACTACCTGCACTCGCTGCCATTGCAAGATGTGTCTCATCATAATCTAGAGGCTGCAAAGCCATTGGAAACTCTGAACCTCCTTCATTAA
- the LOC122041245 gene encoding protein FLOWERING LOCUS T-like isoform X1 yields MSRDPLVVGNIVGDVLDPFVRSASLRVIYNGKELTNGSELKPSAVANQPRVEMRGRDSRTYYTLVMVDPDSPSPSNPTKREYLHWLVTDIPETSNATYGNEIVAYESPRPTAGIHRFVFVVFRQSIRQTIYAPGWRPNFNTRDFAAAYSLGDPVAAMFFNCQRENGCGGRRYQAVNGWM; encoded by the exons ATGTCGAGAGACCCGCTCGTGGTTGGCAACATTGTTGGGGATGTCTTGGACCCGTTTGTCAGGTCAGCCTCACTTAGGGTGATCTACAACGGGAAGGAGTTGACCAATGGGTCCGAGCTCAAACCTTCGGCAGTGGCAAACCAGCCAAGGGTTGAGATGAGGGGACGTGACTCTAGGACATACTATACTCTT GTGATGGTGGATCCTGATTCTCCCAGCCCCAGCAATCCAACCAAGAGGGAGTACCTCCATTG GTTGGTGACTGACATCCCAGAAACATCAAATGCCACTTATG GAAATGAGATTGTGGCATATGAGAGTCCTCGGCCAACTGCCGGGATCCATCGGTTTGTGTTTGTGGTATTCCGACAATCCATCCGACAAACAATTTATGCACCAGGATGGAGGCCAAACTTCAACACAAGGGACTTTGCAGCTGCGTATAGCCTCGGTGATCCTGTGGCTGCCATGTTCTTCAACTGCCAAAGGGAGAATGGATGTGGAGGAAGAAG GTACCAAGCTGTCAATGGCTGGATGTAG
- the LOC122041245 gene encoding protein FLOWERING LOCUS T-like isoform X2, whose protein sequence is MSRDPLVVGNIVGDVLDPFVRSASLRVIYNGKELTNGSELKPSAVANQPRVEMRGRDSRTYYTLVMVDPDSPSPSNPTKREYLHWLVTDIPETSNATYGNEIVAYESPRPTAGIHRFVFVVFRQSIRQTIYAPGWRPNFNTRDFAAAYSLGDPVAAMFFNCQRENGCGGRR, encoded by the exons ATGTCGAGAGACCCGCTCGTGGTTGGCAACATTGTTGGGGATGTCTTGGACCCGTTTGTCAGGTCAGCCTCACTTAGGGTGATCTACAACGGGAAGGAGTTGACCAATGGGTCCGAGCTCAAACCTTCGGCAGTGGCAAACCAGCCAAGGGTTGAGATGAGGGGACGTGACTCTAGGACATACTATACTCTT GTGATGGTGGATCCTGATTCTCCCAGCCCCAGCAATCCAACCAAGAGGGAGTACCTCCATTG GTTGGTGACTGACATCCCAGAAACATCAAATGCCACTTATG GAAATGAGATTGTGGCATATGAGAGTCCTCGGCCAACTGCCGGGATCCATCGGTTTGTGTTTGTGGTATTCCGACAATCCATCCGACAAACAATTTATGCACCAGGATGGAGGCCAAACTTCAACACAAGGGACTTTGCAGCTGCGTATAGCCTCGGTGATCCTGTGGCTGCCATGTTCTTCAACTGCCAAAGGGAGAATGGATGTGGAGGAAGAAGGTAA